Genomic DNA from Desulfurellaceae bacterium:
CGCGGCCGCGCAACTGCTGCGGACGGGCTTCAGCCGTCTGGGGCTGCGCTTTGTGTTGCCGCCCGCGCTGCGGGTCAACTCGCTGACCGCCCTGTTCCTGCCCGAAGGGATGGACTACCACGACCTGCACGATCAGCTCAAACAGCGTGGGTTCGTCATCTACGAGGGCCAGGGCCGGCTCCAGACCGGCATCTTCCGGGTCGCCAACATGGGCCATCTGAGCCTGGACGACTTTCGCCGTTTCCTGGACAGCCTCGAAGAGGTTCTGGGCTAGAATTCTCAGCCGCCTTGGCTCCTGGAGACAAGCGCGATAGTCTGGGGACCGCCTCAGCCTGAACGGGCCGAAGAGGATTGAAACGCCATGAAAGCCATCATTCTCGCCGCCGGCATCGGCAAACGCTTCACCCCCCCTTCTCCCCCCCAGTCGGAGGGGAAGGGAGGGGGGCTGCCCAAGTGCCTGATCGAAATCCAGGGCCAGACCCTCTTGGAGCGGACCCTTTCCGCCCTTGGCGCGGCTGGGGTTGACCGAGCGGTGGTGGTCATCGGCTATCGGGGCGAGATGGTCGAGGACAGGATTGGGACGCGCTGCGGCGGGGTCCAGGTCTCGTATATCACCAATCCCCGCTACGACCGGGGGGCGATCCTGTCGCTATGGAGCGCCCGTGAGGAATTTGACGACGACCTCCTGATCATGGACGCCGATGTCCTGTTCCCGACCGCCATGCTGCGCCGGCTGATTGCGTCGCCCCAGCCAAACTGCTTTCTGCTCGACACCAGCGCCAGCAATACCGGAGAAGAACAAATGCTGCTGACCCGGGGCGGGCGGGTGCTGACGATTATCCGGGGCGGGTCCGGGGATTACGATCTGATTGGCGAGTCCATCGGCTTTCTCAAGCTCGGCCGGTCTGACGCGCCGCTCCTGCGGACCATCCTGGACGACCATATCGCCCGCGGCCAGGACACCATCGAGCATGAAGAGGTCTACCCGATCTTTCTCCGCCAGCGCTTTGTCGGCTTTGAACGGGTCGAAGATCTGCCCTGGATAGAGATAGATTTTCCCCAGGATCTGGAGCGGGCCGAGCGGGAAGTGTTGCCGCGTATTGTGGCCCTCGATCAGTCCTAGACCGATCTCCGTGCGGCTTCCCGTCGCCACACAGCTGTTCGTGATGTCCAATCGAACGAAAACCGATCACGAATATCTTTTGCTCCCCTCCACCCTCGCTCCCCTCACCCGCCTGTCCCCACCAGTGCTGGCCGGCCTGTTCGTGCTCGTGGCCGGCCTTATCTTCCTGTGGCGGCTGGGCGAAGGACCGATTTACCGGACCATGGAAGGCCGGGAAGCCCTGGTCATGCAGGAGATGCTGCGCACCGGCAACTGGGTGCTGCCCCTGCGCAACGGGGAAACCATCCCCTCCAAGCCGCCCCTGTTGCACTGGCTGGGTGCCGGCGTAGCCCTGCTAAGCGGCGGGATGTCGGAATGGGCCGCCCGCTTTCCGGGCGCCGTGTTTTCGGCCCTGAGCGTCGGCCTGACCTGTTTGCTCGGCTGTCGGCTGGCCAACCGTGAGGTCGGCATCCTGGCCGCCCTGCTCGTCCTCACCACGCCGCTGTGTGTCGAAATGGCCCGCGAGGCCTGGGTCGATCCGGCCCTGGCCTTTTTTGTGCTGGCCGCCCTGAGCAGTTTCGCCTGCATGTATGAAGCCGACGAGTGGCGGGGCTGGCGCAGTCTGGCCTTTGGCCTGTCTCTGGCCGGCGCCTGCCTCAGCAAGGGACCGGTCGGCATCATCCTGCCCAGCGTCGTGATTGGACTCTATCTCGCAGCCCAGGGCCAACTGTCGCGCATCCGCCAGCTGCTCAGCCCGAGCACCGTCGTGGTGGGCGTCGGCCTGCCCCTGAGCTGGTACGTGCTGGCACTCGACCAGGAGGGCTGGGCCTTCTTTCAGAAGCAGCTGCTCCAGGAAAACGTCCTGCGCTTCACCTCCGGGTCGGGCAAACGGATTCCCTCTTCGGCCTTTTTTTTCCCGCCCTTCGTGCTGGGCGGCCTACCCTGGAGCCTGCTGTTCGGCTTTGGCCTGTGGCACTTTGCCCGCCAGGCACCCATCCGTGAGAAGGGGGTGCTGGCCCTGCTGTGGTGGCTGGCGATCATCGCCTTTTTTTCGGTCGCGGCGGGCAAGCGGGACGTGTATCTGCTACCCCTGTATCCGGCCATGGCCCTGTTTGCTGCGGAATGGGGCTGGGCACGGGTTCCCGGCCGGGCGGACTCGCTTCCCCGGTGGCTGGGAACGGGCCTTGTCCTGGCCGCCCTCGGCCTCAGCCTGGCGATAGTGTTGGCTGCGGTCGCAACCGCGCTCGGCAGCCTCAGCATTGACTCGGCCG
This window encodes:
- a CDS encoding glycosyltransferase family 39 protein → MSNRTKTDHEYLLLPSTLAPLTRLSPPVLAGLFVLVAGLIFLWRLGEGPIYRTMEGREALVMQEMLRTGNWVLPLRNGETIPSKPPLLHWLGAGVALLSGGMSEWAARFPGAVFSALSVGLTCLLGCRLANREVGILAALLVLTTPLCVEMAREAWVDPALAFFVLAALSSFACMYEADEWRGWRSLAFGLSLAGACLSKGPVGIILPSVVIGLYLAAQGQLSRIRQLLSPSTVVVGVGLPLSWYVLALDQEGWAFFQKQLLQENVLRFTSGSGKRIPSSAFFFPPFVLGGLPWSLLFGFGLWHFARQAPIREKGVLALLWWLAIIAFFSVAAGKRDVYLLPLYPAMALFAAEWGWARVPGRADSLPRWLGTGLVLAALGLSLAIVLAAVATALGSLSIDSAAVDSVFGDAKWKSVAPFLRFVDEQPVYGTALLVALCGCGLGAVRAATQGRWQNALWLVLGLLLLVTAGLYPFTRAYAKEFKALTGFAAQISRTVGIEQPLFFYTPQPYSSEFDEFSQVYFYLNRSVPLARCAEQGDFSRCPPGYYVLRERHWRPIQATPDSHLILDSRNGSGPDARPHLVLVRRD
- a CDS encoding phosphocholine cytidylyltransferase family protein; translated protein: MKAIILAAGIGKRFTPPSPPQSEGKGGGLPKCLIEIQGQTLLERTLSALGAAGVDRAVVVIGYRGEMVEDRIGTRCGGVQVSYITNPRYDRGAILSLWSAREEFDDDLLIMDADVLFPTAMLRRLIASPQPNCFLLDTSASNTGEEQMLLTRGGRVLTIIRGGSGDYDLIGESIGFLKLGRSDAPLLRTILDDHIARGQDTIEHEEVYPIFLRQRFVGFERVEDLPWIEIDFPQDLERAEREVLPRIVALDQS